The following proteins are co-located in the Engraulis encrasicolus isolate BLACKSEA-1 chromosome 2, IST_EnEncr_1.0, whole genome shotgun sequence genome:
- the LOC134468619 gene encoding GTPase IMAP family member 7-like — translation MISADQLRLNTEDNNPDTSTDLNGAENNPEHGVPSLPLEEWRIMLLGKSGSGKSSAANTILGEELFKSDMKLSRVTQFCEKKTKDVHGRPVAVIDTPGLFETRRSEKEVVREILQSVSLYRPGPHVFVVVIPIGRLTLEDKGTNSLIESTFGKGVWDFTIVLFTHGDKLEGKTLNDVIASGDEDLREFIRRCSGGFLVFNNKDMGDREQVAKLLEKVETLVALNGNQCYRNNLYPKQERGIRERQESILAERDKDIARRERALEEQYNGEELDRQRRELWRKEEAEARRLSQVLPMKTQVGVIILISLVSMAIFGPFGLLIGIFLGIFTLVARV, via the exons ATGATTTCAGCGGACCAACTTCGTTTAAATACAGAGGACAATAATCCTGATACTTCAACAGACTTAAATGGCGCAGAAAATAATCCTGAACATG GTGTCCCCAGTCTTCCCCTGGAGGAGTGGAGAATCATGCTGCTTGGGAAGAGCGGCTCAGGGAAGAGCTCGGCGGCCAACACCATCCTCGGCGAAGAGCTGTTCAAGTCAGACATGAAGCTGTCCAGGGTCACACAGTTCTGTGAGAAGAAGACCAAGGACGTCCACGGCAGGCCCGTGGCAGTGATCGACACTCCTGGTCTGTTTGAGACCAGACGCTCTGAGAAGGAAGTTGTTCGAGAGATCCTGCAAAGTGTCTCCCTCTACAGGCCTGGTCCTCACGTGTTTGTGGTGGTCATCCCCATAGGCCGCTTGACACTGGAGGACAAGGGCACCAACAGTCTGATAGAGAGCACGTTTGGCAAGGGG GTTTGGGACTTCACCATTGTGCTGTTCACCCATGGCGACAAGCTGGAGGGCAAGACCCTGAATGACGTCATAGCCAGCGGCGACGAGGACCTCCGAGAGTTCATCCGCAGGTGCAGCGGAGGATTCCTGGTCTTCAACAACAAGGACATGGGAGACCGGGAGCAGGTGGCCAAGCTCCTGGAGAAGGTGGAGACCCTGGTGGCCCTGAACGGCAACCAGTGCTACAGGAACAACCTGTACCCCAAGCAAGAGAGGGGGATCAGGGAGAGGCAGGAGAGCATCTTGGCCGAGAGGGATAAAGACATCGCACGCCGAGAGAGAGCACTGGAGGAGCAATACAATGGAGAGGAGCTggacagacagaggagggaaCTCTGGAGGAAAGAGGAGGCAGAGGCGAGAAGATTGTCACAGGTCTTGCCAATGAAAACTCAAGTGGGAGTAATCATCTTGATATCCTTGGTGTCTATGGCGATATTTGGACCATTCGGCCTGCTAATAGGCATTTTTCTTGGCATATTCACTTTGGTCGCAAGGGTTTga